A region from the Aegilops tauschii subsp. strangulata cultivar AL8/78 chromosome 5, Aet v6.0, whole genome shotgun sequence genome encodes:
- the LOC120965408 gene encoding uncharacterized protein has product MEIGDCKKKRPMEDDYSAPHLPMDIMYKIPAHISDPASLARLASSCKFWRNLIKDPTFLDRLRRRHGDHGFTPSLLLGFFYQDKKKSSPELWKHHIDKTRCLAPSFVRKSELSRFFGSKSARSVIKPLSLGTFIPGLGASLNFYKPIASQDSFLVLHRQSKDANGQATRDVLCVCNPLTGETFKIPTLEYMPPHHYALLVTNDVDIYGHVSQSFQLTAIWIRRLKHFISVCYSSKTGTWMESPLVPELRRSLCLVPSSAAAYDGVISWLCDSWKQLSLTHVATLHTGNMELSYLELPPEAKRNKDPVLGSSADGGLLLLFMQGLRVSLWKHNSELGSDTSSWVLSERIDMRSSLPQRVVTLGIRGKVSLEMFRGKSGAVVLWVDGDGFFLFSLSDRSMRKIDCASVTKKYFLCPYEIDWLTCLAITNLVVDGSLSLDVERKKAQDRWRTLMGRNLTANGAS; this is encoded by the coding sequence ATGGAGATTGGAGACTGTAAAAAAAAGAGACCAATGGAGGACGACTACTCAGCACCACATCTTCCAATGGACATCATGTACAAGATCCCGGCACACATCTCTGATCCAGCCTCCCTTGCCCGCCTGGCATCGTCCTGCAAGTTCTGGCGCAATCTCATCAAGGACCCGACTTTCCTTGATCGCCTAAGGAGGCGGCATGGTGACCACGGCTTCACCCCGTCCCTCCTTCTTGGCTTCTTCTACCAGGACAAGAAAAAGTCTTCCCCGGAGCTCTGGAAGCATCATATTGACAAAACCCGCTGTTTGGCACCAAGCTTTGTGCGGAAGTCAGAATTGTCACGATTTTTTGGCAGCAAATCCGCTCGCAGTGTTATCAAGCCATTATCCCTTGGGACCTTCATTCCAGGTCTTGGTGCAAGCCTCAACTTCTATAAGCCCATTGCATCCCAGGACAGCTTCCTGGTCCTCCACCGCCAATCAAAAGACGCCAATGGTCAGGCCACGAGGGATGTGCTATGTGTTTGCAATCCTCTCACTGGTGAAACCTTTAAGATTCCTACCCTCGAATATATGCCTCCTCACCATTATGCCTTGTTAGTCACCAATGATGTCGACATTTATGGACATGTGTCCCAGTCCTTCCAGCTGACTGCCATTTGGATAAGAAGATTAAAGCATTTCATCTCCGTGTGCTACAGCTCAAAGACTGGAACATGGATGGAATCTCCATTAGTTCCTGAGCTAAGGCGTAGCCTTTGTTTGGTGCCATCCTCAGCAGCTGCTTATGATGGTGTCATCAGCTGGCTCTGTGATAGCTGGAAACAATTGTCGCTCACTCATGTTGCCACACTACACACTGGCAATATGGAGCTTTCATACCTGGAGCTCCCACCAGAAGCAAAGCGCAACAAGGATCCAGTGTTGGGGAGTTCAGCGGACGGGGGGCTTCTGTTGCTCTTCATGCAAGGCCTTCGGGTGTCACTCTGGAAACACAACAGTGAGCTTGGCAGTGACACCAGCAGCTGGGTGCTATCTGAAAGGATTGACATGAGAAGTTCCTTGCCGCAGCGGGTGGTCACGTTAGGGATCAGGGGGAAGGTCAGCTTGGAGATGTTCCGGGGCAAGAGTGGTGCGGTGGTGCTCTGGGTTGATGGAGATGGCTTCTTTCTATTCAGCCTCAGTGATAGGTCGATGAGGAAGATTGACTGTGCGAGTGTGACCAAGAAGTACTTCCTCTGCCCATATGAGATTGATTGGCTGACCTGCCTCGCAATCACAAACCTCGTCGTCGATGGCTCGTTGTCGCTGGACGTAGAAAGGAAAAAGGCTCAAGACAGGTGGAGGACATTAATGGGAAGGAATTTGACGGCGAACGGAGCATCTTAA